GGTCGCCGGGGTCGTGTGCGGGGCGTGGGTCGGACTGGCCCGCGAGGAGTCGCACCTGGTGGAGGCGGTGACGGGCGGTCAGGCCCGGCTGGCGGGCTATCACCGGGTCCGGGTCCACAACCACCTGGAGACGGGCACCGCCCTGGTGTCCCACGCGGTCGAGCCGGTCGCCATCATCGTCGCCGAACTCCTCGACAACGCCCTGCGCCACTCCGCACCCGACACCGACGTCACGGTCAGCCTGGAGCACGTCCACCACGGCGTCTGCGTCACCATCGACGACGCGGGTCTCGGCATGACGCAGGACGAACGGGCCCGCGCCCAGCGGATGGTGGCCGGTACCGAGCCGATCCTGCTCACCGACCTCGGTGACCCGCCGCGCATGGGACTCGCCGCGATCGGCCGGCTGACCCGGCAGTTCGACCTGAGCGTGGACCTCTCCTCGCCCTCCCCGTACGGCGGCGTACGCGCGGTGCTGCTCGTCGACAGCCATCTGCTCACCCGTATCGACCCCGCCGAACAGCCGCCGGCGGCCAGCGCCCCGCGCTCGACGCGCAAGAACGTGCCCGCCGCCGTCCACAGTTACGGGAACGAGCAGGACGAGGAAGCCGCCGGGTCCGGGCACCACAGCCCGCCGGACGCCGGAGGCCTGCCGCAGCGCCGACGCCGTACCCGGGCCGCCGCCGCACCGGCCGAACCCGAGCCGCGGCCTCCCGCGCGCCGCCCCGAGGACGCCGCCGCGGCACTCGGCGCGCTGCAGTCCGGCACCGCCGCCGCACGCGCGCGGGAGAACGACGCCGTACCCGCCACGACACACGAGACCGAACAGACCGACCACGAGGGGGAGCGGCCAGATGACCAGCCGCGATACGGGCGAGACGGCGTGGGTGCTGGAACCGATCCTCCAGGTACCGCATGTCGTGGCCGCCGTCCTGCTGACGCGGGACGGCCTGGTGAAGGGGTACACGGACGCGCTCGCGCAGCCGTCGGCCGAGCGGGTGGCCGCCATCACCAGCACCGTGCAGGGGGCGTGCCGGACGGCAGCGGCAGCCTTCGCCGACCGGGACCAGGCGGAGGTACGGCAGGTCGTCATCGAGTCCGACCACGGCTATGTCCTCATCGTCCCGACGGATCACGGCACGTGCGTGGCCGCGTACGGGGACGGCGAGGTACGCCTCGACCTGCTCGCGCACCGTGTCCACTCGCAGGTGGCGCGGCTGGGCGAGAAGGCGATGACGGCCACGCCCCGAGGAACCGACGGCGACACGCCCGTATGACCGGCCGGCGTGGCGGCCGTCCCCTCGTACCCGCGTATCTGTCGACCGGCGGCGTGGCCCGGCCGAGCCGCCCCCAGTTGGAGCGGCTGACGGTGCTCACCGGCAGCGGAGCACCCGCGCCCGCGGACCTGCCCGCCGCTCAACTGGCCCTGCTGGACGCCCTGGACGGCGGATCGCTGACCGTGGTGGAGGCCGCGGCTCTGCTGGAGCTGCCGGTGTCCGCGGTGCGCGTGCTGGCCGCCGATCTCGTCGACCGGGGCCTGGCGCTGGCCCGCCCGCCGATCCCGCCCGCCGAACGGTTCGCCCCCGACCTGCTGAAGAGAGTGGCCGATGGCCTCCGCGCCCTCAAGCTCGACTAGCCGCACCCATTTGCCCCAGACCGCCCGCGACTTGGTGAAGATCCTCGTCGCCGGGCCCTTCGGGGTGGGCAAGACGACCCTGATCGACTCCGTCTCCGAGATCCGGCCGCTGCACACCGAGGAGCCGCTCAGCGAGGCCTCCGCGCAGACGGACGATCTCGTCGGCGTGCAGGACAAGTCGACGACGACCGTCGCCATCGACTTCGGGCGGATCAGCCTGCCGGACGGCATCGTGCTCTATCTCTTCGGCACGCCGGGGCAAAAGCGGTTCCGTTCGCTGTGGGACGACATCGCGTACGGGGCGCTCGGCGCGCTCGTCCTGGTGGACAGCCGTCGGATCGACGCGTCGTTCGACGTGCTCGGCCTGGTCGAGGAGACCGGGCTGCCGTACGCGGTCGCCTTCAACGCCTTCCCCGACGCGCCCCGGCACTACACCGACGAACAGCTGCGCGCCGCCCTCGACCTGGAGCCGACGACCCCGATGGTCGTGTGCGACGCGCGGGACGCGAACTCCTCGATCGACGCGCTGCTCGCGCTGGTCCAGCACCTGATCGACCGCCACCCCCCGGAGCACAGGTGACCACCTATCCCCCCGCCCAGCAGGCCTTCTCCCTCTCCGCGCCGGTACGGCTGTGGGAGGACGGTTTCGCGCTGGATCCCTACGGCTACTACGACGCCCTGCGCGCCCAGGGCCCGGTCGGCTGGGCGGAACTCGCCCCGGGCGTACCGGCGTACGTCGTCACCGAACGGCGGGCCGCGCTGGAGCTGCTGCACGACACGGACACGTTCTCGCACGATCCGCGGCCGTGGGAGGCCACCGTCGCCGACGACTCGCCGGTGCTCGGCATGATGCGCTGGCGGCCCAACTCCCTGTTCGCGGACGGGGCGGCCCATCTCCGCTACCGCACCACGCTGATCGACACCTTCGACGGGATCGAACCGCACGACCTGCGCGCCCGTGTCCACCGGGCGGTGCATGTGCTGGTGAGCCGGTTCGGGCCGCAGGGCGAGGCGGACCTGGTCGGCGAGTTCGCGCGGCCGTTGATGGCGCTGGTGTTCAACAGCCTGTTCGGGCTGCCGGACAGCCAGAGCGACCGGCTCGACGCGGCGCTCGGCCGGATGATGGAGGGCGGCGCGGAAGCGGCGCAGGGCGAGGCGGAGTTCGGCGGCTACGTCATGGAGCTGATCGCCGCCAAGACCGAGCAGCGCGGCGACGACCTGCCGAGCCGGCTCCTCGACCATCCGGCCGGGCTCACTCCGGAGGAGGTCACCTGGCAGGTGTTCCTCACCCTCGGCGCCGGACACGAACCGACGGCGAACCTGGTGTCCAACGCGCTGTCCCGGATCCTCGGCAA
This genomic window from Streptomyces sp. DG2A-72 contains:
- a CDS encoding roadblock/LC7 domain-containing protein codes for the protein MTSRDTGETAWVLEPILQVPHVVAAVLLTRDGLVKGYTDALAQPSAERVAAITSTVQGACRTAAAAFADRDQAEVRQVVIESDHGYVLIVPTDHGTCVAAYGDGEVRLDLLAHRVHSQVARLGEKAMTATPRGTDGDTPV
- a CDS encoding ATP/GTP-binding protein, yielding MASAPSSSTSRTHLPQTARDLVKILVAGPFGVGKTTLIDSVSEIRPLHTEEPLSEASAQTDDLVGVQDKSTTTVAIDFGRISLPDGIVLYLFGTPGQKRFRSLWDDIAYGALGALVLVDSRRIDASFDVLGLVEETGLPYAVAFNAFPDAPRHYTDEQLRAALDLEPTTPMVVCDARDANSSIDALLALVQHLIDRHPPEHR
- a CDS encoding cytochrome P450, whose amino-acid sequence is MTTYPPAQQAFSLSAPVRLWEDGFALDPYGYYDALRAQGPVGWAELAPGVPAYVVTERRAALELLHDTDTFSHDPRPWEATVADDSPVLGMMRWRPNSLFADGAAHLRYRTTLIDTFDGIEPHDLRARVHRAVHVLVSRFGPQGEADLVGEFARPLMALVFNSLFGLPDSQSDRLDAALGRMMEGGAEAAQGEAEFGGYVMELIAAKTEQRGDDLPSRLLDHPAGLTPEEVTWQVFLTLGAGHEPTANLVSNALSRILGNPLYYSTLTSGSRPVMDAVVEVLHHETPLANYGIHYARRAVTFHGAWIRAAVPVVISYGALAHFAEQELTDGRHRQDASHLSWSAGPHACPVKQHTLLIATEAIERLTQWLPDLRPVLPRERLSWRPGPFHRSLTSLPVRFNPRSPDQPGDPS